A genomic segment from Bacteroidota bacterium encodes:
- a CDS encoding GNAT family N-acetyltransferase: MNFNYYKATVADVETLVEKRILFSLELAGEQSEEAIQFLRKQMTNYFAKSIVDNSSISIIAKDKDTVAGIGSIHLREMPGNFKNPSGRWGYIMNMYTIPEYRRKGICKNILRILLEEGKKIGLTAFELHATKEGEMVYTQEGFIRHNEPTLRYLLNQN; this comes from the coding sequence ATGAACTTTAATTATTATAAAGCAACAGTAGCTGATGTTGAAACTTTGGTGGAAAAAAGAATTTTATTTTCACTTGAATTAGCAGGCGAACAAAGTGAAGAAGCAATTCAATTTTTAAGAAAACAAATGACCAACTATTTTGCGAAATCAATAGTTGATAACAGCTCTATTTCAATTATTGCAAAAGACAAGGATACTGTTGCAGGTATAGGCTCTATTCATTTGCGAGAAATGCCGGGTAATTTTAAAAACCCGTCGGGAAGATGGGGCTATATTATGAATATGTATACCATTCCTGAATATAGAAGAAAGGGAATTTGTAAAAACATTTTGAGAATTTTACTCGAAGAAGGTAAGAAAATAGGATTAACCGCTTTTGAATTACATGCGACTAAAGAGGGAGAAATGGTGTATACTCAGGAAGGATTTATTCGACACAACGAACCAACTTTAAGGTATTTATTGAATCAAAATTGA
- a CDS encoding beta-lactamase family protein has product MKLFLFTFFVLPFQLLFAQNIDSIRNILDSTYASAPFFGTILISKNNKVIFEKSYGYADVISKKNLTKENSFQIASISKQFTAYGIMILKSKGLLQYDSMVCKYLPTFPYKNITIRHLLNHTSGLPNFWDDIRTKMDTTKSFGNNEVLTYLIQHQLPLQYNPGTKFQYADIGYDFLALVIEHVSGMSYQKFMQQFIFKPLKMNNTFALMVTDIRRIQNNQLAYGHAFENGTFTHAHLQPKYNFVSYLGDFYGDGSVVSTARDLAIWDEALKKCNLLPCEIQNEAFEVPTYNGEIIYARTNPDIAYGFGWFLKNTPSGKLVYHSGGHPGNSHVMYRLLDKNITFIFLSNAETSNLKGLRNRILQMLN; this is encoded by the coding sequence ATGAAACTATTTTTGTTCACTTTTTTTGTACTTCCTTTTCAGCTTTTATTCGCCCAGAATATAGATAGTATTCGCAATATTCTTGATAGTACCTATGCCAGTGCTCCTTTTTTTGGAACAATTTTAATAAGTAAGAATAATAAAGTAATTTTTGAAAAAAGCTACGGATATGCTGATGTAATTTCAAAGAAAAATTTGACAAAAGAAAACTCTTTTCAGATTGCCTCCATTTCAAAACAGTTTACCGCTTATGGAATAATGATTTTAAAAAGTAAAGGATTGCTTCAGTATGACAGTATGGTTTGCAAGTACCTTCCAACTTTTCCATACAAGAATATTACAATCAGGCATTTGTTAAACCATACATCCGGTCTTCCTAACTTTTGGGATGATATAAGAACCAAGATGGATACCACCAAATCCTTTGGCAACAATGAAGTTTTAACTTATTTAATTCAACATCAACTGCCCTTGCAGTATAATCCCGGAACAAAATTTCAGTATGCCGATATAGGGTATGATTTTTTAGCATTGGTAATTGAGCATGTTTCCGGAATGAGCTATCAAAAATTTATGCAGCAATTTATTTTCAAACCGCTAAAAATGAATAATACTTTCGCGCTGATGGTAACAGATATTCGGCGCATACAAAATAATCAATTAGCTTATGGACATGCGTTTGAAAATGGAACTTTTACACATGCCCACCTTCAACCCAAGTATAATTTTGTATCTTATTTAGGTGATTTTTATGGTGATGGTTCAGTGGTTAGCACTGCCAGAGATTTAGCAATTTGGGACGAAGCACTTAAGAAATGCAACTTGTTGCCCTGTGAAATTCAAAATGAGGCATTCGAAGTACCAACTTACAATGGTGAAATTATTTATGCCCGAACAAATCCAGACATTGCTTATGGCTTTGGTTGGTTTTTAAAGAATACACCATCCGGAAAATTGGTTTATCACAGTGGTGGTCATCCCGGGAACTCGCATGTAATGTACCGCTTGTTGGACAAGAATATCACCTTTATTTTTTTATCAAATGCTGAAACATCCAACTTAAAAGGATTACGAAACAGAATACTTCAAATGCTAAATTAG
- a CDS encoding DHCW motif cupin fold protein — protein MLNIPFQKIDWSTIEKVEYKGESGKAHWQTLLFAGLRLRIVEYSGSYVADHWCKKGHIVHCLEGEFISELQSGEKIKLTKGDSYVVSDDLSSHRSVTKNGTKLLIIDGDFLKSN, from the coding sequence ATGTTGAATATACCATTTCAAAAGATTGACTGGAGTACAATTGAAAAAGTTGAATATAAAGGAGAAAGTGGCAAAGCCCACTGGCAGACTTTGCTATTTGCCGGACTTCGATTGCGTATTGTAGAATATTCGGGCAGTTATGTTGCTGATCATTGGTGCAAAAAAGGGCATATTGTGCATTGTCTTGAAGGAGAGTTTATTTCAGAGTTGCAAAGCGGTGAAAAAATTAAACTAACGAAAGGAGATAGTTACGTAGTGTCGGATGATTTGAGTTCACATCGCTCGGTAACTAAAAATGGCACAAAGCTGCTGATTATTGATGGTGATTTTTTAAAGAGTAATTGA
- a CDS encoding beta-lactamase family protein — MSKINFSILVAFFICFTLTANSQQKEFNTYYTELHKLNQFNGNVLVAKDKAILFQNSYNITGVNDSFKVDQQSKFIIASVSKVFIKVAILKLAELGKLNLSDSLAKFLPDFPNASKITVEQLLFHKSGLPREISDYEKYDKLSLKQAIDMARKESLVFEPNTQTAYSNVGYFLLHYIIEKASGKNYFSFMQEDVFSKLKLENTFEYNNAADKSNFVFGFTNENDRIEATETKTINQFETGNIITTISDLYKFSQEIISSKFISEKSKAVLFKNDSMLVQAGGRKGYRAYLSINLKSRTTIIFLSNQTNIPFEEIVKASTSISENKPFQLPKVISRKEIDLPTEILKKYEGVFVSKEHKLHYTLKVVEKKLVIIEPDDTRTKLYAEDENNFFDDPKSSDNYTFIQNEKGEITTLQIATSGIKFILKKE, encoded by the coding sequence ATGTCTAAAATTAACTTTTCAATTTTAGTAGCTTTCTTTATTTGCTTCACACTAACTGCAAATTCACAACAAAAGGAGTTTAATACTTATTATACTGAACTCCATAAGTTAAATCAGTTCAATGGAAATGTTTTGGTTGCAAAAGACAAGGCTATACTATTTCAAAATTCGTATAACATAACCGGAGTAAATGATAGCTTTAAGGTGGACCAACAAAGTAAATTTATTATTGCTTCTGTTTCCAAAGTGTTTATTAAAGTAGCAATACTAAAGTTAGCTGAGCTAGGAAAATTAAATCTCTCTGATAGCTTGGCTAAATTTTTACCTGATTTTCCGAATGCAAGTAAGATAACCGTTGAACAATTACTATTTCATAAATCGGGTCTGCCAAGAGAAATAAGCGATTACGAAAAGTATGATAAGTTGAGTTTAAAGCAAGCTATTGATATGGCCCGAAAAGAATCATTAGTATTTGAACCTAATACGCAAACTGCCTATTCAAACGTTGGATATTTTTTACTTCATTACATCATAGAAAAGGCTTCCGGAAAAAACTATTTTTCTTTCATGCAAGAAGATGTTTTCAGTAAGTTAAAATTGGAGAACACTTTTGAATACAATAATGCTGCAGATAAAAGCAATTTTGTTTTTGGTTTTACAAATGAAAATGACAGGATAGAAGCTACTGAAACAAAAACTATAAATCAGTTTGAAACTGGAAATATTATTACCACCATAAGCGATTTGTATAAATTCAGTCAAGAAATAATTTCTTCAAAGTTTATTTCAGAGAAGTCTAAAGCGGTTTTGTTTAAAAATGATAGCATGCTTGTGCAAGCAGGTGGTAGAAAGGGTTATAGAGCCTACTTAAGCATTAATTTAAAAAGCCGTACAACCATTATTTTTCTTTCCAATCAAACAAATATTCCATTTGAGGAAATCGTAAAGGCAAGCACTAGTATTAGTGAAAACAAGCCATTTCAACTTCCAAAAGTTATTTCAAGAAAGGAAATTGACTTGCCCACTGAAATTTTAAAAAAGTATGAAGGTGTTTTTGTTTCTAAGGAACATAAATTACACTATACACTAAAAGTAGTTGAGAAAAAATTAGTTATAATTGAACCCGATGATACACGCACTAAATTGTATGCTGAAGATGAAAACAATTTTTTCGACGACCCAAAATCAAGTGACAATTATACATTCATACAAAACGAAAAGGGTGAAATAACGACTTTGCAAATAGCTACTAGTGGAATAAAGTTTATTTTGAAAAAGGAGTAA